Within Eggerthella sp. YY7918, the genomic segment GTATAACTATGGCGAAGAACACCCCGTTTTCCGATGTGACCGTTCTCGACTTCTCCCGCTACCTGCCCGGCGGCTACGCGACGCAGGTGCTGGCGGACATGGGCGCGACGGTCATCAAGGTCGAGGACACCGGTCTCGGCGACTTCATGCGTCACGACTATCCCACGATGGGCGGCGGCATCTCCTACTACGTCACGGCGCTCGGCCGCAACAAGAAATCCGTTTCGCTGAACCTCAAGGATTCCGAGGTCGTCGATTGGTTCTTGAAGATGGCCGCCGAAGCCGACATCATCGTCGAGAGCTTCCGTCCCGGCGTTACCAAGAAGCTGGGCATCGACTACGATTCGGTGAAGGCCATCAACCCGGGCATCATCTACTGTTCCATCTCGGGCTATGGCGCCGACGATCCGCGCTCCAAGAAAGCGCAGCATGATTTGAACATGCAGGCGACGAGCGGTTACCTCTCGGTCAACCACGGCTCCATGTCGCCGCTGCACCTGTGCGACCTGTCGTCCGGCATGGTGGCCGGCCAGGCGCTCCTTGCGGCGCTGTACGCCCGCGAGAAGACGGGCGAAGGCTCCTACATCGACACCTCCATGTTCGACTGCTTCGTGTGGTGGAATTCGTTGCTTGATTCTCGCTGGTGCTTCAACGGCGGCGAGTGCAAGCGCGACGACCTGGAATATCCGTCGACCGCCTACAACGTGTACGAAACAGCCGACGGAGGCAAGCTGGCTTTGGGTATGGTAGAGGCCAAATTCTGGGAGCCGTTCTGCGATGCGATCGGGCATCCGGAAATTAAGCCTACCGGTTTGATGCGCCGTTGGGAAGCTCCTGAAGCGTTCGAGATCGTCGAGCAGACAATCAAGAGCAAGACGACCGACGAGTGGATGGAATGGCTTGAGGACAAGGACTTCTGCATCGCCAAGGTGAACTCCAAGACCGAAGCGGTCGAGCAGATCACGCGCGAGAATCCCGAGGCGTTGGCTTGGGTTGAATTCCCGCGGGTGGGTCGCGTGCTGCAGACCGGTTTGCCGCATCATATTTCGACCATTCCGGTTGACATTGCCGAGTTCGAAGAGGTTTCGCCGCTCGGCGCCGATACGGCCGAGTATCTCAAAAACGTTGGCGCCGACGACGCCACGATTG encodes:
- a CDS encoding CaiB/BaiF CoA-transferase family protein — encoded protein: MAKNTPFSDVTVLDFSRYLPGGYATQVLADMGATVIKVEDTGLGDFMRHDYPTMGGGISYYVTALGRNKKSVSLNLKDSEVVDWFLKMAAEADIIVESFRPGVTKKLGIDYDSVKAINPGIIYCSISGYGADDPRSKKAQHDLNMQATSGYLSVNHGSMSPLHLCDLSSGMVAGQALLAALYAREKTGEGSYIDTSMFDCFVWWNSLLDSRWCFNGGECKRDDLEYPSTAYNVYETADGGKLALGMVEAKFWEPFCDAIGHPEIKPTGLMRRWEAPEAFEIVEQTIKSKTTDEWMEWLEDKDFCIAKVNSKTEAVEQITRENPEALAWVEFPRVGRVLQTGLPHHISTIPVDIAEFEEVSPLGADTAEYLKNVGADDATIARLKESGSIRLGDDIEPEPDRAPVKPA